The following is a genomic window from Alkaliphilus sp. B6464.
GCATTAATGCTGACATTAACTTATTAACCTTAATGGCTGTACTTGTAAGATCATAGTTTGCTTCTTTAAATCGATTCTTCTCGTGATCTATTCTATTAAAAGCTCTAATTACTCTAACTCCCATAAGGTTTTCTCTTAGCACTTGATTTAACTTATCAAGCTTGGTCTGCATTACTTTAAATAGTGGCACCCCTTTTTTAGCTACAGCAAGTATTCCTAATAAAATTATAGGTATAACAAATACAATAACTAATGATAGTTTTGCATTTTTAGAAACTGCCATAATAATACCACCAATAGCCATCATCGGTGCTCTTGCCATCATTCTAAGAGACATCATCACTACCTGTTGTATTTGTGTAATATCGTTTGTGGTTCTAGTAATAAGAGATGATGCCCCTATTTTATCAAATTCATTAAGAGAAAAATCTTCTGCTCTTTTAAAAACTTGACCTCGAAGATCCCTGCCAAAGGCTGTCGAAGTTTTTGCTGACAAATAGCTAGATGCAATTGCACATAGAGTTCCTCCTATAGCAATTAGTATCATCAAAATACCTACTTTAAATATATAGGTTGTATTTCCATCAACTACACCTATATCAACGATGTTTGCCATTAGTGTAGGTAGGTATAATTCCGAAATGGCTTGTAGAAATATTAGTCCTAAGGCTGCCATAACTGACAGACGATAGGGTTTTAAAAATTTAAATAGCTTAAGCATTATTATCATCTCCTGTCGTAAAACGTATATCAGCTTATCCTTTTTAATATTTTATACTTTAGATTATTACCGTAGGCTTTAATCTATATAAGCAAGGTTATCTCTTATAGTAAATAGAACTTAATAATTAGCCGACTAACTATTATGACATGCTTTTTTAAGATTATCCCGCATTTGCATTAATAATCTACGGAGTAGCATTTGCTCTTCTTCTGTGAAATTACTAAAGGATTCTATTTCTATAACTTTTCTAATTTTATCAACTTCTTTACATACTTCCATTCCTTTTTCAGTAATATATACCCTTGAAACTCGCTGGTCTTCAAAGTCCTGCCTACGCTCGATAAGCCCCACTTTCTCCATTCTTTTAACCATTGTGGCAATTGTAGACGCCTTAATATTAAGCTTATTAGCTAAATCTTTCTGGCTCTGACCATTTCTATGGTATAGGGCAAATAATAGAAAAGGCTGACCTGGATATACCCCTACTTTATCTAAGAGCATATGGCTTCTTTGATGATGAAGGCGTATTACTTGATAAAAAATATGTTGTAACGAATCTGGATCATGAAAGTCCATCTATATCCCTCCACTTAGTTAGTCGGCTAAATACATTTAATATTACCATTAAAAAATTTACTAGTCAAGTTTTTTTGGATAAAATAGATATAAAAAGAACCCCTTTGTTTGGCTGTTCTAGTATACTTGCATTGAACCAAAGGGGATATTTTTTCATTTTAAAAATCCTATTAATGACTGTTTAGCTTTCTCCATGTGCCCTTCTAAAATCTCTATGGCTAGACCTTTATCTCTATTTTTACAAGCTTCCAATTATAATCGCTTCCTTTAATCTTTCTGCAATGATCTCTAGTATTGTTTTACATCTTTCTATTTTTTCTGTATAAATCTGCCAGTTTTTATCATATCTAAATTACAATATATTTTAATGTTTTGTAAACTATATTTTATAGAGTATGCTACATACAATTATTGTTTAGAGTAACCATAATGTCTACATTTTTAGTTTTAATAAAACTTATAGTTAAGGTGTTTTAGTCATATAATATGTTTAACTTATACTAATAGCATTTGAGGAGTGAATTTAGATGTTTAAAATCGACAACCTGGAATTTAAGTATCCTGGCAATAAAGCGGATACAATAAAAGGTATTTCATTTGAATTTAAAGAGGGTGAAATTTTTGGTTTCTTAGGCCCATCTGGAATGGGAAAATCTACAACTCAAAAAATAATGACAAGGATTTTAAAAGATTACAGGGGACAAATATTATATAGGGGCAAGGACCTTAGAGAATACGATAAAAGTATGTTTAATGACATTGGAGTTGGATTTGAAATGCCTGTACTTTTCACTAAACTAACTGCCATGGAAAACATGAGGTTTTATCGTGACCTATACCCTAAGGGAGCTGAGATACAGCCCATATTAAAACGTTTAGGTCTTTGGGAAGATAGGGACAAAAAGGTAGCATCCTTCTCTAAGGGTATGAAATCCAGACTTAATTTTGCTAGGGCCCTTATTAATGATCCTAAGATGCTATTTTTAGATGAACCAACAAGTGGACTTGACCCAGTAAATGCCCGTATAGTAAAGAATATAATTTCAGAGTTTCGTCAGAAAGGCGGTACTGTATTTTTAACAACCCATGTAATGCACGATGTGGAGGAACTTTGTGACAGAGTAGCCTTCATAACTAATGGAAAAATTGCAGAAATTAGCTCTCCAAAGGATTTAAAACTTCGTTACGGTAAAAGAGAAATAACAATTGAATATAAAGAAGATGATAAGGTGCTAAAGGATGTATTTAATATGGATACTCTAAAGGAAAATAATAAGTTGTTTGATATTTTAAAAAATAAAGAGGTAATTACAATCCACAGTGGAGAAACCACCCTTGATGAAATTTTTATTAAGGTAACTGGGGTGAAGACTAATGAATAAGTTTATAACCCTAGTGAAAGGTGATCAAATGCGAATGAGGAAGTACGGTATTACCTATGCAAGTTTATTTACGGCAGTACTTTTTGTAATTATGATACAGCTAATAAATATGAACTCTATAGACGCATACTTTCCTCTTTTTATATTTATAGATGCTACAATAATGTCCTTTTTACTGGTAGGAGTATCTATGATTTTTGAAAAACAAGAGAATACAATTAAATCTATGCTTGTGACTTCAATAAGTAAGCATCAGTATTTGTTATCAAAAATAATAGCCACAGTTGCTTCTTCTCTTTTAATCCTTATACTATTAGGTGCTTACGGCATTATATTTAAAAATCTATCAATAAACTATGTTGGTATTATTGGCGCCGTACTCTTAACAGCTTTTGTATTCTCATGCTTCGGTATTCTGGTTACTTATATATCTAATGATTTTACAAGTCTACTTATGTGGATATTTGCATATTCAATGATAATGATAATACCTACCTTACTACAGGCATTTAATATTATTACCGGGAATTGGTTTAAGTATATACAATATATTAACCCTACACAGTCTGCTCTTAATGTTTTAAATGCAACTGTTATGCCCATCGATAAGACAGATTTCATAATAAGCTTAAGTTATTTAGTGATTTTAGCAGTTGTTTTATATATATTTGCAGCAAAAAAGTTTGACAAGTATAGTCAGAAAGAGCTGGGAGGTGAATAGTATGAGGCAAAGCTATATTAAATACGAGCTAAAAAAATGGATAAGGGACCCTATGGTAGGTTTTTTACTTATTTATCCTATAATACTAGCCCTCGTTGTAAGATTTGGAGTACCCTTTGCAGAAAACAAGTTTGGCTTTCCACTTGCCCCTTACTACCACATAATTATTGGTGCCTTATTATTATTTGTAACTATATTAACAGGTACTGTAATTGCATTTTCAATATTAGATGATAGGGACAATAAGATACTATATGCAATAGATGTATCCCCTGTTAGCTTTAATACCTTTATAGGACTTCGATTTATAATGTGCTTTGTATTAACCTATATTAGCAGTGTATTAGCCATATTAATTTCGGGTATTGAGGTTCCTTTATATGCTATGCTTCTGATATCTATATCTATATCTCTTTTTGCCTCCCTTTCAGCTATGTTTATTAACTGCTTCTCTAATAATAAAATTGAAGGTTTTGCTGTAATGAAGGGTGGAGGATCCATATTAATATTTCCAATAGTGGCCATGTTTTTTACTGATAAAAAAGAATTTTTCTTTGGATTTGAGCCTAACTTCTGGACTGTAAAGGCATTGAGCGTCGCAATGCAGCCTAATATGAATTTTAATCTTACTTTTGGAACGTATTATATAGCTGGACTCTTATTTGTAACAGCCCTTAACTTTTTAATATATAAGACTTTTAAGAGAAAGATTTTGGCTTGATATTTTAATAATGCTATCTAAAAGAACTATAGTGTCAGTGCTCTTGATTCTTTTAGTTTATTATAATTTGTTAATACCCTAAAACTGTATTAGAATATAATTAAACTATATGGAGGAAGGTGTATAAAATATACAGGATTAAACAATTCTATTGGTATTTTACAGGTATTTTTAAAAAGATTGATGAAGAATTTGTAATTAGATATTTAAATAAAGAAGAATTAGCTCTGTTTAAAAAATTATCTGTAGGAGAGCAGCATCACAGTATAAGAGTTGCTAAAAATGCCATTAAAATCATTAATGATAAAAAAGTATTAGGAATAGATATGAGCTGGTTTATAAAAATATGTTTACTACATGATATAGGGAAAATAGATGGGAATATTAATATTATCGACAAGTCAATATTGGTGATTATA
Proteins encoded in this region:
- a CDS encoding ABC transporter permease, coding for MNKFITLVKGDQMRMRKYGITYASLFTAVLFVIMIQLINMNSIDAYFPLFIFIDATIMSFLLVGVSMIFEKQENTIKSMLVTSISKHQYLLSKIIATVASSLLILILLGAYGIIFKNLSINYVGIIGAVLLTAFVFSCFGILVTYISNDFTSLLMWIFAYSMIMIIPTLLQAFNIITGNWFKYIQYINPTQSALNVLNATVMPIDKTDFIISLSYLVILAVVLYIFAAKKFDKYSQKELGGE
- a CDS encoding MarR family winged helix-turn-helix transcriptional regulator — its product is MDFHDPDSLQHIFYQVIRLHHQRSHMLLDKVGVYPGQPFLLFALYHRNGQSQKDLANKLNIKASTIATMVKRMEKVGLIERRQDFEDQRVSRVYITEKGMEVCKEVDKIRKVIEIESFSNFTEEEQMLLRRLLMQMRDNLKKACHNS
- a CDS encoding ABC transporter ATP-binding protein — protein: MFKIDNLEFKYPGNKADTIKGISFEFKEGEIFGFLGPSGMGKSTTQKIMTRILKDYRGQILYRGKDLREYDKSMFNDIGVGFEMPVLFTKLTAMENMRFYRDLYPKGAEIQPILKRLGLWEDRDKKVASFSKGMKSRLNFARALINDPKMLFLDEPTSGLDPVNARIVKNIISEFRQKGGTVFLTTHVMHDVEELCDRVAFITNGKIAEISSPKDLKLRYGKREITIEYKEDDKVLKDVFNMDTLKENNKLFDILKNKEVITIHSGETTLDEIFIKVTGVKTNE
- a CDS encoding HDIG domain-containing metalloprotein, whose amino-acid sequence is MYKIYRIKQFYWYFTGIFKKIDEEFVIRYLNKEELALFKKLSVGEQHHSIRVAKNAIKIINDKKVLGIDMSWFIKICLLHDIGKIDGNINIIDKSILVIIDKLSKGTIKKYANIKKIDIYYNHPTKAMKILKPLNLDEESLYIIRNHHKVIEDNMLLNILKESDDIS
- a CDS encoding ABC transporter permease is translated as MRQSYIKYELKKWIRDPMVGFLLIYPIILALVVRFGVPFAENKFGFPLAPYYHIIIGALLLFVTILTGTVIAFSILDDRDNKILYAIDVSPVSFNTFIGLRFIMCFVLTYISSVLAILISGIEVPLYAMLLISISISLFASLSAMFINCFSNNKIEGFAVMKGGGSILIFPIVAMFFTDKKEFFFGFEPNFWTVKALSVAMQPNMNFNLTFGTYYIAGLLFVTALNFLIYKTFKRKILA